One genomic window of Prochlorococcus sp. MIT 0801 includes the following:
- a CDS encoding YciI family protein, translated as MPIFIKTEKFKDKTLKLSNSERKKVLLMHKEWVEEVSRSGQYIHSGYLINEEKRPGGGGLLIFEAKDYLTAKKIIGNDPMIKHELVIWDLQEWISIDGSQPKFSNHLG; from the coding sequence ATGCCTATATTTATTAAGACAGAGAAGTTTAAAGATAAAACTTTAAAATTATCTAACAGTGAAAGGAAAAAAGTCTTATTAATGCATAAAGAATGGGTCGAAGAAGTTAGCAGATCTGGCCAATACATTCATAGCGGATATTTAATCAATGAAGAAAAAAGACCAGGAGGAGGCGGTTTATTAATTTTTGAAGCGAAGGATTATTTGACAGCAAAAAAAATAATCGGGAATGATCCAATGATTAAACATGAATTAGTTATTTGGGATCTTCAAGAATGGATATCTATTGATGGAAGTCAACCAAAGTTTTCAAATCATCTTGGATGA
- the cobJ gene encoding precorrin-3B C(17)-methyltransferase, whose translation MPLLERLQASKHVDQIFISVGSTLSLEKKIDGLVESSPIDFLKDQWQGNNKLIFVGSIGAVVRLIAPFIRSKENDPAILVTDSKAKNVITLLGGHKQGGDRFASELAAALEAEVICTSDSFTESRIPLDCFGEGWGWKRGGGGVGWRKLMISQSKEQKNIVFQSKGSKLWQQLKGCSNFSFLEKNDPISFENIDLYIGQENRNKCSWHPPTIIIGIGCERNTDEKVIQRAINQSFNQNGLSLLSISGLATIDRKNDEIGLLSLSKTHEWPIYFFSAFELSKVNVPTPSNVVLNEMGTPSVAEAAALLAGDHRGRLIQNKQIYYSKEEESGAVTIALVELENPFAPHKGELHLIGSGPGDLKMLTSDSRQALTRCAVWIGYGPYLNYLESIRGHDQIRIDSKLTFEKDRCQHALDLAKQGVKVGLISSGDSGIYGMAGLALDLWLNERLDSRPLFEVHPGISSFQMAAAKLGAPFMHDFCSISLSDLLTPWNQIEKRIKSAAIGDFVLAIFNPKSIKRDWQLKKTVDLLLECRNPSTPVAIARQLGRPEESIEIHTLETLPFDRVDMLTILVIGNSQSVIKNNKFLTPRGYFSN comes from the coding sequence TTGCCTTTGCTTGAGAGATTACAAGCATCAAAACATGTAGATCAAATTTTTATATCTGTTGGTTCAACTCTTTCCTTAGAAAAAAAAATTGATGGTTTAGTTGAATCCTCACCAATTGATTTTCTAAAAGATCAATGGCAGGGCAATAATAAATTAATTTTTGTAGGTTCAATCGGCGCTGTAGTTAGGCTTATAGCTCCTTTTATTCGATCTAAAGAAAATGATCCAGCAATATTGGTAACGGATTCAAAAGCAAAAAATGTTATTACTCTTTTAGGAGGACATAAGCAAGGAGGAGATCGATTTGCTAGTGAGTTAGCAGCTGCTTTAGAAGCAGAAGTGATTTGCACTTCAGATTCATTCACAGAAAGCAGAATCCCTTTGGATTGTTTTGGTGAAGGATGGGGTTGGAAAAGAGGAGGGGGGGGTGTCGGTTGGCGAAAGTTAATGATTAGTCAGTCTAAAGAACAAAAAAATATTGTTTTTCAATCCAAAGGGTCAAAATTGTGGCAGCAATTAAAGGGTTGTTCCAATTTTTCTTTTTTAGAAAAAAATGATCCAATTTCTTTCGAAAATATCGATCTTTATATAGGTCAAGAAAATAGGAATAAATGTTCATGGCATCCCCCGACAATAATCATTGGCATTGGCTGTGAGAGAAATACAGATGAAAAGGTCATTCAAAGAGCTATTAATCAATCTTTTAATCAAAATGGTTTATCACTTCTTTCAATCTCTGGTTTAGCAACTATCGATAGAAAAAATGATGAAATAGGATTATTGAGTTTGTCAAAAACACATGAATGGCCAATTTATTTTTTTAGTGCCTTTGAACTTTCAAAAGTCAACGTGCCTACTCCTTCAAATGTAGTGTTGAATGAAATGGGAACTCCTTCAGTCGCAGAAGCTGCAGCACTTTTGGCAGGAGATCATCGAGGAAGGTTAATACAAAATAAACAAATCTATTATTCCAAGGAAGAGGAATCTGGTGCCGTAACAATTGCATTGGTTGAGCTTGAGAACCCTTTTGCCCCTCATAAAGGAGAGTTGCATCTGATTGGTAGTGGCCCTGGAGACTTGAAAATGCTTACTTCTGACTCACGCCAAGCTTTAACTAGATGTGCTGTTTGGATCGGTTATGGTCCTTACTTAAATTATTTGGAATCAATTCGAGGTCATGATCAGATTCGAATTGATTCCAAATTAACTTTTGAAAAAGATCGTTGTCAGCATGCTCTTGATCTTGCAAAACAGGGAGTAAAGGTTGGTCTTATTTCTTCTGGCGACAGTGGAATTTATGGCATGGCAGGATTGGCTCTTGATCTTTGGCTAAATGAAAGGCTTGATTCCAGACCTTTATTTGAAGTGCATCCAGGCATTAGCTCTTTTCAAATGGCTGCTGCAAAACTAGGAGCTCCTTTTATGCATGATTTTTGTTCTATTTCTTTGAGTGATCTTTTGACTCCATGGAATCAAATTGAGAAAAGAATAAAAAGTGCAGCTATAGGTGACTTTGTTCTTGCAATATTTAACCCGAAATCAATAAAACGTGATTGGCAGTTAAAAAAGACTGTTGATTTATTACTTGAATGTCGCAACCCAAGTACGCCTGTTGCTATTGCTCGGCAGCTTGGGAGGCCAGAGGAAAGTATAGAAATACATACTTTGGAAACTTTGCCATTTGATCGGGTAGATATGCTTACGATTTTGGTTATTGGTAATAGTCAAAGTGTTATCAAAAACAATAAATTTTTAACGCCAAGAGGTTATTTTTCTAATTAA
- the lipA gene encoding lipoyl synthase: MLKPDWLRVKAPQQERIGNVADLLVDLKLNTVCQEASCPNIGECFAGGTATFLIMGPACTRKCPYCDISFDNSKRLLDPSEPDRLGEAVYRMGLTHVVITSVNRDDLEDGGASQFLKCIKAVQSKSPFTSIEVLIPDLCGNWDALKVILDAAPNVLNHNIETVPRLYPRVRPQGKYERSLELLKRVREGWPRVYTKSGLMAGLGETDDEILSVLSDLHLNKVDIVTIGQYLSPGPKHLPVNRFVSPSQFDSYRIEGENKLGFLQVISSPLTRSSYHAGEVKKLMMSHPR, encoded by the coding sequence TTGCTTAAACCAGACTGGCTTCGTGTTAAAGCACCACAGCAAGAGAGGATTGGCAATGTTGCTGATCTATTAGTTGATTTAAAACTCAATACAGTTTGTCAGGAAGCAAGTTGTCCGAATATTGGAGAGTGCTTTGCAGGAGGTACTGCTACTTTCTTAATAATGGGACCTGCTTGCACGAGAAAATGTCCTTATTGCGATATTTCATTTGATAATTCAAAAAGGCTTTTAGACCCATCAGAACCTGATCGTTTAGGAGAAGCTGTTTACAGAATGGGCTTAACGCATGTCGTAATAACTTCCGTTAATCGTGATGATTTAGAAGATGGAGGCGCTAGTCAATTTTTGAAATGTATTAAGGCTGTTCAAAGTAAATCTCCTTTTACCTCTATTGAAGTCTTGATCCCAGATCTTTGCGGAAATTGGGATGCTTTGAAAGTTATCTTGGATGCTGCTCCAAATGTCCTTAATCACAATATCGAGACAGTTCCGAGACTATATCCAAGAGTTAGACCTCAAGGGAAATATGAAAGGTCTTTAGAATTATTAAAAAGAGTTCGGGAAGGTTGGCCAAGAGTCTATACAAAATCAGGCTTAATGGCTGGATTAGGGGAGACAGATGATGAGATTTTGAGTGTTCTAAGTGATCTCCATTTAAATAAAGTTGATATAGTAACTATTGGGCAATATTTATCACCAGGACCAAAACATTTACCTGTTAATAGATTTGTATCTCCTTCGCAATTTGATAGTTACCGTATTGAGGGAGAGAATAAATTAGGATTTTTACAGGTGATTAGTTCACCATTAACTAGAAGTAGTTATCACGCTGGAGAAGTGAAAAAGTTAATGATGTCTCATCCAAGATGA